The genomic segment ATTGTTTCTTTTCCGACAGAAGTCATTGAATTTCTCATTCCTATTACCATCGTTATCACGTGTCTGTTTAATTTCTTTTCGGTAACAGACAACAGGAACATCACCAAACAGCCCATGGGCTATCGCTATGTAACGGCGGCACTTTTCGGGCTGATTCACGGATTAGGTTTCTCTAATTTTCTGCGCAGCATGTTAGGCAAAGAGGAAAGTATCGTTACACCGCTTTTTGCATTCAACGTTGGGCTGGAAATTGGGCAACTGGCAATTGTGTTTGCCATCTTGTTACTTTCAGGTGTAATGACTAATTTTCTGAAAGTGAAACAAAGAGAATGGAATCTCATTCTTTCAGGCATTGTTTTAGGCATATCAATCACACTGATACAAAAAACATGGATTTTTTAAAAAATTTCGCTCAATCATGAATAGACTATTTGGACTATTTAGCAAAGGGCTGGCGGTTTGTCTGATGGCGGCAGGATGGAATGCTTCTGCACAAACACCGCGCAAAGCCGACTACGTAAACAGGGCAGCCCAAAAGTTTGCCCAATTAGGCACTGAACTGCCTACGCCCAATTCGTTCCGCACAGCCTCAGGTGCGCCCGGTTACAACTATTGGCAGCAGCGCGCTGACTATGACATCAAGGTGCGTTTAGACGATGAAAAACAGCGCATCAGCGGCGATGAAGTAATCACCTACTTCAACAACTCACCCGACCCGCTCACCTACTTGTGGTTGCAGTTAGACCAAAACATCTTGGACAAAGAGTCGGATACCTACAAAACTGCCACAGGCAAAATAGAAGAGCGCATGAGCAGCAGCGAACTTAACGCACAGTTCGACCGCAGTTTCGACGGCGGACACAAAATCCAGTACGTGCGTGATGCAACGACTAATCGCCCGCTGCCCTATACCATTGTTAAAACGATGATGCGGGTGGAGTTACCACGTCCGTTGCGCAAAGGCGAAAACTTCAAAATGGCTATCGGTTGGAACTACAACATCAACGACCGCAAAAATCCCGCGTTGCGTGCCGGCTCGCGCGGTGGTGCCGATTTCTTTCCCGAAGACGGCAACTGGCTGTACAGCATCACCCAGTGGTTCCCGCGCATGGCGGTTTATGACGACTATAACGGCTGGCAACACAAACAATTCCTTGGTCAGGGTGAGTTCACGCTGCCTTTTGGCAATTACAAAGTGGCTATTACCGTTCCGGCAGACCATATTGTAGGAGCAACCGGCGAATGTCAGAACTATGCACAGGTGCTGACTCCTGAGCAATTGCGCCGCTGGGAGCAAGCCAAAACAGCAAAAAAACCTGTGGTAATTGCTACGCAGGAAGAAGCCATAGCCCGCGAAAAAAACCGTGCAACAGGTACTAAAACGTGGGTATATTATGCACAAAACGTGCGCGACTTTGCATGGACAAGCTCTCGTAAACACATCTGGGATGCAATGGGCGTAAACATTGGCGGACGCACCGTAATGGCCATGTCGTACTACCCCAAAGAAGGCAACCCGTTGTGGGGGCAATACTCAACCGAAGTGGTAGCTCATACCCTGCGCGTTTACTCCAAATACACCATTGATTACCCATACCCGGTAGCCATTTCGGTAGATGCCGAAAATGGTATGGAATATCCGATGATTTGCTTCAACTATGGCCGCCCCGAAAAAGACGGCACCTACTCTGAGCGCATCAAATACGGTATGATTGGCGTAATCATCCACGAAGTAGGCCACAACTTCTTCCCGATGATTATCAACTCCGACGAACGCCAGTGGACATGGATGGACGAAGGTTTGAATACATTCGTTCAATATCTGACCGAACAGGAATGGGAACGCAACTATCCGTCGCGCCGTGGCCCTGCCCGCTACATCACCGACTACATGAAGGCTGACCCCAATACTTTGGAGCCTATTATGACCAACTCCGAGTCGGTACAGAACCTCGGGGCTAATGCCTACGGAAAAGCAGCTACCGGCTTGAATATCATGCGTGAAACCATCATGGGGCGCGAACTTTTTGATTATGCCTTCAAAGAATATGCTCGCCGCTGGGCTTTCAAACACCCGACTCCCGCAGACTTCTTCCGCACGATGGAAGATGCTTCCGGCATTGACTTAGACTGGTTCATTCGCGGATGGTTCTACACCACCGATTACTGCGATATTGCCATTGAAAATGTGATTGAAGCCGTACCTTCCACAGGCAACCCCGAAGTAGAAAAACCATTTGCCAAAGCCAAAGCTATGGGTGGCGAGCGTGAAGATATCGGTATCATCCGCAACCGCACCGACGTAAAGCAAACTGCCACCGAAGCTAATCCGGCATTGAACGACTTCTACAACACCTACGACCCGTTTGCAGCTACTAAAACCGACAAAGAAAATTATCAGCGCTACTTAGCCACGTTGGGCGATGAGGAAAAGAAGATGATTGAAAGCAAAAACTTCTTCTATCAGATTGATTTCAAAAACCACGGCGAGCTGGTTATGCCTGTAATTGTTGAGTTTGAATTTGAGGACGGCACCCGCGAACTGCACCGCATCCCTGCCGAAATCTGGCGCAAAAACGATAAGGAAGTGAGCAAAATTTTCAAAACAGAGAAGCGCGTGAAGCAGGTGTATTTAGACCCTTATCAGGAAACAGCCGACATCAACATGGAAAACAACTTCTTCCCGAGAAAGAGTCAGCCTTCCCGCTTTGAAATTTTCAAACAACGCCAAATGGGTCGCGGCGCAACGGGCGGAGCAGAAAACCCGATGCAGCGCGCCCGTCGTGAAAACGGCAGTACACCTAACGGCGGCAACGAATAATATTTCCGTCTAACAAAAAGACCGCACAACCGTTTAACAACCTTGCAGGGGCAACTCTGTAAGGTTGTTTGTTTATTCCGAATCAATCATGCAACGAGTACTGATTACCGGTGGCAGTGGACTTGTAGGCCGCCATCTTACGAAACTGTTATTAGAAAAAGGCTACGATATATGCTGGCTGGGGCGAACTTCGGACACGGCCGGTAAGATTATAAAATACAAATGGGATATTCGCAAGGGCTACATAGACCCCGAAGCCCTCGCCAAAACCGATTACATCATCCACTTGGCGGGGGCAGGCGTGGCAGATAAGCCTTGGACAACGGCACGCAAACAGGAAATTTTGGAAAGTCGCACCCACTCTACTGCCCTGCTGACCAAAGCATTGCGCGAAATGCCGCATCGCGTAAAGGCGGTTATTGCCGCAAGTGCCATAGGACTGTACGGCTTGGATACGGGCGACCGCCTGCTGACGGAAAATGCACCCGCAGGTCAGGATTTTTTGGCGCGCGTAGTACAGGCTTGGGAAGCCGAAACCGATTTGATTGCCAAATCAGGCATCCGTACGGTAAAACTGCGAATAGGCATTGTATTGAGCAACGAAGGCGGCGCTTTGCCCAAACTGGTGCAACCCGTACGCATGTATGCAGGCGCACCGCTCGGCAGCGGCAAGCAATGGATGTCGTGGATTCACATAGAAGACCTTTGCCGCATGTTCATCTGGGCAATGGAAAATCCGCAGGCAACGGGGGCTTACAACGCCGTAGCGCCCAATCCCGCCACAAATGAAACCGTTACCAAAATGGTCGGTAAGATTTTGCACCGCCCGATTCTTCCGCTCAACGTGCCTGCTTTCATCATCAAACTCATTTTCGGCGAAATGGGCAATATCGTACTCGGCGGCAATAAGGTAAGCAGTCGGCGAATTGAACAGGAAGGCTTCGTTTTTCAATACCCGCAATTGGAAGAGGCTCTGCGCGATTTGCTGGCAGTGCAAACCGCCTAATACTACTCAATCAAAAACGGCTGCGGCGAAAAGCAAAGGATAAATATGAGCAAGGCTATCCAGCCAAATATTTTTCTGCCCGTGTTTAGCGGTGTTTCGTCGGCGGCTTGCGGGTGGTAGATGCCCAGCACGCGCCCCAGCAAAAACCCAAAAACTAACCAGCCCTGATAACCTTTGAGCGCGGGGAAGAAAAAAACCGTTACAAACTGCGCCCCAAATACGCTGACGGCAAGCAGCAAAACGGTTAGTTTGTTATCGGAAGTTTTGCCGAATACCCAATACAGATATAGCAAATAGAGCGGCAGCGACGTTGCCAAGTCTTCGGGGGCATCTTCGGGCGTAATCATACCTAATCCGGCGTAAAAGATGAAAATCCAGAACAGCGCCAACGAAACGGGGCGATGCGCCTTGCCGCCAATCAACCCGTAGAGGATATGTCCGCCGTCCAACTGTCCGATGGGAATCAGGTTGAGCGCCGTAAAAAACAACGCCAAGTAGCCCGCCAACAACCAAGGATAGTGCATCATCTCTTGCGGTGGCGGAATGCGCTCGGGGTCTGCCACATAAGTTTTGAAAAACTCAAACAGCAAGTTGCTGCCCAAGATAACGTTGCTGCCCGGCGGCAGATTCTTATATGCCTGCTCGTAGAACCGTACCCCAAACTGGCGATATTCAGGGTGGATGTTGAAAATGTAGTCTATGGGCGGCAGGTTGGCAAAGCCGTACCAAAGCACCCCGACAGCGACAACAAACCCCGCCAGCGGTCCGGCAATGCCCACATCAAAAAATGCCTTTGCACTGCGGATGCGGCTGCGAATGCGAATGAACGCCCCCAACGTACCGATGGATGTCGGCAAGCCCAGAAAACCCAACCACATGGGAATGTAGTAGGGCAGGCTCACCCGTAAACGGTATTTTTGAGCAGTAAAATAATGCCCGAACTCATGCACGGTCAGGATGCCCAAAAACGGCAGCGAAAAGGTCAGCCCTTGCCAAAATTCCTGCCAGCCCATCGGTCGGGCAGAATAAAGGAATGAATTGCCAAACATCCACTCTGCCCCTGCCAATGTGGTACAAATGAGTGTGGCAACAAAAAGCGACAGGTGAAGAATATAACGGCGGATTTTCGGGGGAATACTCATCGCTTGCTGATTTTATTGAACGAAATCGCCCGTTGGCGGCTGCAACGGTGGCGAAATCCCGTATCGGGTGATTTGGCGGCATGTTTAGTGGCTCTGCCCTGTACACGCTCGCGCCACATTTTCCATGAAGAAAGTTTCATTTCTTGCCGCATGAGTTTGATAACGTCTTTTTCGGGCAACCCGAATTGTGATAAAATCGCATCAAACGGCGTACGGTCTTCCCACGCCATTTCTATGATGCGGCTCACGTCTTCTTCCGAAAGTTGATATTGCTCGGCTATGCTCATCGTTGGCTCAACTCTTTTTCTTTGTGCAACAGCCACCAAGGCGTGCCGGGGCGGTTGTGATGCTCGTAATGATAACCAAAAAAGTAACAACTCAAAAACGCCCACCAATGGTTTAGCCGTTGGCTGCGCGATTTGTGGATATTTTCGGGAGCATGTTCGCCCATGTGGGGTACATACGTGCCGAAATAGAACAATTGCAAAGTTGAAAGCACGGCAGGCAACATCCAGAAAACAATCAGATTTTCCATCGGCAACACCAACTTTAACAGGTTGTACGTTACAGCCATCAGCAAAATTTGCCAAATATTGACGTACTGTTTGGCAAAGTGGAAATACCAGACAAAAAAATTGCCGCCGTGGTAGTCGGGGTCTTTGTCCGTGCCTACAAATCGGTGATGCAAGTGATGCTTGCGGTTCAGGTTGTCGTAAAAGTTGAATGAAAACAGGATGCAGCAAATCCGCCCAATCCATTCGTTAAGTTTTTTGTTGGTTGAAACTACGCCGTGCATGGCATCATGCGCCGTGATAAACAAGCCCGTGTACAGATGCGTGAGCAACAAAAACAGCACGTAGGTCATCGGCGAATAAAAATCCAAGCGATAAAAACCGACGGCATAGCTCATCACTAATGCCCACAACCCGATAATCAGGGCTGCAATCCATAC from the Rhodoflexus caldus genome contains:
- a CDS encoding M1 family metallopeptidase, yielding MNRLFGLFSKGLAVCLMAAGWNASAQTPRKADYVNRAAQKFAQLGTELPTPNSFRTASGAPGYNYWQQRADYDIKVRLDDEKQRISGDEVITYFNNSPDPLTYLWLQLDQNILDKESDTYKTATGKIEERMSSSELNAQFDRSFDGGHKIQYVRDATTNRPLPYTIVKTMMRVELPRPLRKGENFKMAIGWNYNINDRKNPALRAGSRGGADFFPEDGNWLYSITQWFPRMAVYDDYNGWQHKQFLGQGEFTLPFGNYKVAITVPADHIVGATGECQNYAQVLTPEQLRRWEQAKTAKKPVVIATQEEAIAREKNRATGTKTWVYYAQNVRDFAWTSSRKHIWDAMGVNIGGRTVMAMSYYPKEGNPLWGQYSTEVVAHTLRVYSKYTIDYPYPVAISVDAENGMEYPMICFNYGRPEKDGTYSERIKYGMIGVIIHEVGHNFFPMIINSDERQWTWMDEGLNTFVQYLTEQEWERNYPSRRGPARYITDYMKADPNTLEPIMTNSESVQNLGANAYGKAATGLNIMRETIMGRELFDYAFKEYARRWAFKHPTPADFFRTMEDASGIDLDWFIRGWFYTTDYCDIAIENVIEAVPSTGNPEVEKPFAKAKAMGGEREDIGIIRNRTDVKQTATEANPALNDFYNTYDPFAATKTDKENYQRYLATLGDEEKKMIESKNFFYQIDFKNHGELVMPVIVEFEFEDGTRELHRIPAEIWRKNDKEVSKIFKTEKRVKQVYLDPYQETADINMENNFFPRKSQPSRFEIFKQRQMGRGATGGAENPMQRARRENGSTPNGGNE
- a CDS encoding TIGR03643 family protein gives rise to the protein MSIAEQYQLSEEDVSRIIEMAWEDRTPFDAILSQFGLPEKDVIKLMRQEMKLSSWKMWRERVQGRATKHAAKSPDTGFRHRCSRQRAISFNKISKR
- a CDS encoding TIGR01777 family oxidoreductase, with translation MQRVLITGGSGLVGRHLTKLLLEKGYDICWLGRTSDTAGKIIKYKWDIRKGYIDPEALAKTDYIIHLAGAGVADKPWTTARKQEILESRTHSTALLTKALREMPHRVKAVIAASAIGLYGLDTGDRLLTENAPAGQDFLARVVQAWEAETDLIAKSGIRTVKLRIGIVLSNEGGALPKLVQPVRMYAGAPLGSGKQWMSWIHIEDLCRMFIWAMENPQATGAYNAVAPNPATNETVTKMVGKILHRPILPLNVPAFIIKLIFGEMGNIVLGGNKVSSRRIEQEGFVFQYPQLEEALRDLLAVQTA
- a CDS encoding fatty acid desaturase; translated protein: MSNEAVADYAAQTSFRRQVKSGKGVWIAALIIGLWALVMSYAVGFYRLDFYSPMTYVLFLLLTHLYTGLFITAHDAMHGVVSTNKKLNEWIGRICCILFSFNFYDNLNRKHHLHHRFVGTDKDPDYHGGNFFVWYFHFAKQYVNIWQILLMAVTYNLLKLVLPMENLIVFWMLPAVLSTLQLFYFGTYVPHMGEHAPENIHKSRSQRLNHWWAFLSCYFFGYHYEHHNRPGTPWWLLHKEKELSQR
- a CDS encoding site-2 protease family protein; translated protein: MSIPPKIRRYILHLSLFVATLICTTLAGAEWMFGNSFLYSARPMGWQEFWQGLTFSLPFLGILTVHEFGHYFTAQKYRLRVSLPYYIPMWLGFLGLPTSIGTLGAFIRIRSRIRSAKAFFDVGIAGPLAGFVVAVGVLWYGFANLPPIDYIFNIHPEYRQFGVRFYEQAYKNLPPGSNVILGSNLLFEFFKTYVADPERIPPPQEMMHYPWLLAGYLALFFTALNLIPIGQLDGGHILYGLIGGKAHRPVSLALFWIFIFYAGLGMITPEDAPEDLATSLPLYLLYLYWVFGKTSDNKLTVLLLAVSVFGAQFVTVFFFPALKGYQGWLVFGFLLGRVLGIYHPQAADETPLNTGRKIFGWIALLIFILCFSPQPFLIE
- a CDS encoding HupE/UreJ family protein; amino-acid sequence: MSDFQLYLIEGFRHISDLGAYDHILFITALCAIYQFSEWKKILILVTAFTIGHSVTLALATLRIVSFPTEVIEFLIPITIVITCLFNFFSVTDNRNITKQPMGYRYVTAALFGLIHGLGFSNFLRSMLGKEESIVTPLFAFNVGLEIGQLAIVFAILLLSGVMTNFLKVKQREWNLILSGIVLGISITLIQKTWIF